The following are encoded in a window of Salinibacter grassmerensis genomic DNA:
- a CDS encoding COX15/CtaA family protein — MSPSRSRASDWTWRRRFSACTVLLTVFLLSWGGVVTSIGAGMAFPDWPTSLGSYNLINPVEEWWLVPAYLAEHGHRLIASLVGAFTVALAAWTWWEDPRAWMRKLSLAAVALVVLQGVLGGLRVLWVSLDLAMVHACVAQLFFATLVAMTLFVTDTWRRRDGVLPRTDTARHLRRWSYTAAVFVYLQIVLGALLRHPGAGMSGGYTTLHVTGSFAVVGVIIGAFVVAEKHFDSVPAVRRTAWVLFGTMGLQFALGLASLLLTLYEPAGQAGVVAYVVLTVAHLVVGAVLLGSSVVMSLLASRRPQHTTRPEPTNGAARHASERPLARAEP; from the coding sequence ATGTCTCCTTCTCGTTCTCGTGCCTCCGACTGGACCTGGCGCCGCCGATTTTCGGCGTGCACGGTCCTCTTGACCGTCTTCCTTCTGTCCTGGGGCGGGGTGGTGACCAGTATCGGCGCCGGCATGGCGTTCCCGGACTGGCCCACGTCGCTCGGCTCCTACAACCTCATCAACCCCGTCGAGGAGTGGTGGCTGGTGCCGGCCTACCTCGCGGAGCACGGACACCGCCTCATCGCGAGTCTCGTCGGCGCCTTTACGGTGGCGCTGGCGGCCTGGACCTGGTGGGAGGACCCACGTGCCTGGATGCGGAAGCTGAGCCTCGCGGCCGTCGCGCTGGTCGTCCTTCAGGGCGTCCTCGGGGGCCTGCGAGTCCTCTGGGTCTCGCTGGATCTCGCGATGGTACACGCCTGTGTCGCCCAGCTCTTCTTCGCGACCCTCGTGGCCATGACGCTGTTCGTCACCGACACGTGGCGCCGCCGGGACGGCGTGCTGCCCCGGACCGATACCGCCCGTCATCTGCGCCGGTGGTCGTACACCGCCGCCGTGTTCGTCTACCTACAGATTGTGCTGGGGGCCCTGCTGCGGCATCCCGGTGCGGGGATGTCGGGGGGCTACACGACACTGCACGTGACCGGGTCTTTTGCGGTCGTCGGGGTCATCATCGGGGCCTTCGTGGTCGCGGAGAAGCACTTTGACTCGGTCCCGGCGGTGCGCCGCACGGCCTGGGTCCTGTTCGGAACCATGGGGCTTCAGTTTGCCCTTGGCCTCGCGTCCCTGCTCCTCACCCTGTACGAGCCAGCCGGTCAGGCCGGCGTGGTCGCGTACGTGGTGCTCACGGTGGCCCACCTCGTGGTCGGCGCCGTGCTGCTCGGGTCATCGGTTGTGATGAGCCTGCTGGCGTCGCGTCGCCCCCAACACACGACGCGTCCTGAGCCCACCAATGGCGCGGCGCGACATGCCTCCGAGCGGCCCCTCGCGAGGGCCGAGCCGTAG